Proteins encoded together in one Panthera uncia isolate 11264 chromosome A2, Puncia_PCG_1.0, whole genome shotgun sequence window:
- the LOC125929141 gene encoding olfactory receptor-like protein OLF4, protein MHDRVMLFSSYFDSHIDYMELGNDTRNSEFLLLGFSEEPELQPFLFGLFLSMYLVTILGNLLIILAVNSDSHLHTPMYFFLTNLSFVDICVTSTTVPKMLVNIHTQRKIITYESCIMQMYFFILFVGLDNFLLTVMAYDRFVAICHSLHYTVIMNPRLCGLLILVSWIMNILHSLLQTLMVLQLSFCTHLYIPHFFCELNQMIQLACSDTFLNNLAIYLAAVLLGGAPLAGILYSYSKIVSSIRGISSALGKYKAFSTCTSHLSVVSLFYCTSLGVYLSSAATQSSLSSATASVMYAVVTPMLNPFIYSLRNRDIKEALNLFFRGKS, encoded by the coding sequence ATGCATGATCGTGTCAtgcttttttcctcttattttgatAGTCACATCGACTACATGGAACTAGGCAATGATACACGAaattcagaatttcttcttctgggattttcAGAGGAACCAGAATTGCAACCCTTCCTCTTTGGGCTGTTCCTGTCCATGTACTTGGTCACCATACTTGGGAATCTGCTCATCATCCTGGCTGTAAACTCTGACTCCCACCTCCACACACCCATGTACTTTTTTCTCACCAACCTGTCTTTTGTAGACATTTGTGTCACCTCCACCACCGTCCCGAAGATGCTGgtgaatatacacacacagagaaaaataataacttacgAAAGCTGCATCATGCAGATGTACTTTTTCATACTCTTTGTAGGTTTAGACAACTTCCTCTTGACtgtgatggcctatgaccgctttGTGGCCATCTGTCACTCCCTGCACTACACCGTCATCATGAACCCTCGGCTCTGTGGACTGTTGATTCTGGTGTCCTGGATCATGAACATCCTGCATTCCTTGTTACAAACCTTAATGGTGTTACAGCTGTCCTTCTGTACACACTTGTATATCCCCCACTTTTTCTGTGAACTCAATCAGATGATCCAACTTGCCTGTTCTGACACCTTTCTTAATAACTTGGCGATATATCTTGCAGCTGTGCTGTTGGGTGGTGCTCCCCTGGCCGGGATCCTTTACTCTTATTCTAAGATAGTTTCCTCCATACGTGGGATCTCATCAGCTCTGGGCAAGTATAAGGCATTTTCCACCTGTACATCTCACCTCTCGGTTGTCTCCTTATTTTATTGTACAAGCCTAGGAGTGTACCTCAGCTCTGCTGCTACCCAGAGCTCACTCTCAAGTGCCACAGCCTCGGTGATGTACGCGGTGGTCACGCCCATGCTGAACCCCttcatctacagcctgaggaacagAGACATAAAGGAGgctctaaatttatttttcagagggaagTCATAA